A region of Pseudomonas putida DNA encodes the following proteins:
- a CDS encoding monovalent cation/H+ antiporter subunit D, whose amino-acid sequence MSGMSQLIVAPILLPLITAAIMLLLGEKHRRIKAQLNLLSTFAGLAIAVSLLLWVRTQGQAESIGVYLPGNWPAPFGIVLVVDHLSALLLTLTGIIGFSALLFARARWDSAGASFHALFQIQLMGLYGAFLTADLFNLFVFFEVLLAASYGLLLHGSGRARVKAGLHYIAINLFASSLFLVGAAMLYGVTGTLNMADLALKIPLVPEADRGLLHAGAAILAMAFLAKAGIWPLNFWLVPAYASASAPVAALFAIMTKVGLYAVLRLWTLLFSGQAGASAHFGGEWLVYGGLVTLAVAAVSILAAQRLERMAALSILVSAGTLLAAVGFAQPALTGAALFYLVNSTLALCALFLLAELIERSRSANEAPLDDEEDAMPSPLESLHPPKGINLDDEQKAVIGQIIPWTMAFLGLSFIACALLIIGMPPLSGFVGKLNLISALLNPLGLGIAPEQPLTAAGWGLVALLILSGMASLIAFGRVGIQRFWKPEERPSPLLRRYECLPIVILLGLCIMLSLKAEPLLRYTQDTAASLQVPDTYIKAVMAARPIPGPTSLAVEALP is encoded by the coding sequence ATGAGTGGTATGAGTCAACTGATCGTCGCCCCCATCCTGCTGCCACTCATCACGGCGGCAATCATGCTGTTGCTGGGCGAGAAACACCGGCGGATCAAGGCGCAGCTGAACCTGCTGTCCACCTTTGCCGGCCTGGCCATCGCGGTCAGCCTGCTGCTGTGGGTCCGCACCCAGGGCCAGGCCGAATCTATCGGCGTCTATTTGCCGGGTAACTGGCCTGCACCGTTCGGCATCGTGCTGGTGGTAGACCACCTGTCTGCGTTACTGCTGACCCTGACCGGCATCATCGGCTTCAGTGCCCTGCTGTTTGCCCGGGCCCGCTGGGACAGCGCCGGCGCCAGCTTCCACGCGCTGTTCCAAATCCAGTTGATGGGCCTGTACGGTGCATTCCTGACTGCCGACCTGTTCAACCTGTTCGTGTTCTTCGAGGTACTGCTGGCAGCGTCCTATGGCTTGCTGCTGCATGGCTCGGGCCGGGCAAGGGTCAAGGCAGGCCTGCACTACATTGCCATCAACCTGTTCGCTTCGTCGTTGTTCCTGGTGGGCGCGGCGATGCTCTATGGCGTGACGGGCACCTTGAACATGGCCGACCTTGCGCTGAAGATCCCGCTGGTGCCGGAGGCCGACCGTGGCTTGCTGCATGCGGGCGCCGCGATACTGGCCATGGCGTTTCTGGCCAAGGCCGGTATATGGCCGCTCAACTTCTGGCTGGTGCCGGCCTACGCGTCGGCCAGTGCACCGGTTGCCGCGCTTTTTGCCATCATGACCAAGGTCGGCCTGTATGCCGTACTGCGCCTGTGGACGCTGCTGTTCTCCGGGCAAGCCGGCGCCTCGGCACACTTCGGTGGCGAGTGGCTGGTTTACGGCGGCCTGGTCACACTGGCCGTGGCAGCGGTGTCGATACTGGCCGCGCAGCGTCTGGAGCGCATGGCTGCCCTGAGCATTCTGGTTTCCGCCGGCACCCTGCTCGCGGCCGTCGGTTTTGCCCAGCCAGCGCTGACCGGCGCGGCATTGTTCTACCTGGTCAACTCGACGCTGGCGTTGTGTGCCCTGTTCCTGCTCGCCGAGCTGATCGAGCGCTCGCGCTCGGCCAACGAAGCGCCGCTGGACGATGAAGAAGATGCCATGCCTTCGCCGCTGGAGTCACTGCACCCGCCCAAAGGCATCAACCTCGATGACGAGCAAAAGGCCGTGATCGGCCAGATCATCCCATGGACCATGGCCTTCCTTGGCCTGAGCTTCATCGCCTGTGCGTTGCTGATCATTGGCATGCCGCCGCTTTCGGGCTTTGTCGGCAAACTCAACCTGATCAGTGCGCTGCTCAACCCGCTGGGGCTGGGTATAGCGCCAGAGCAACCGCTGACAGCTGCAGGCTGGGGCCTGGTGGCACTGCTTATCCTGTCCGGTATGGCGTCGCTGATCGCGTTCGGCCGCGTGGGCATCCAGCGTTTCTGGAAGCCCGAAGAGCGCCCCTCGCCGCTACTGCGTCGCTATGAGTGCCTGCCGATCGTCATCCTGCTTGGCCTGTGCATTATGCTCAGCCTCAAGGCCGAGCCGTTGCTGCGCTACACCCAGGACACGGCCGCCAGCCTGCAGGTGCCCGACACCTACATCAAGGCGGTGATGGCCGCCCGGCCGATCCCTGGCCCGACCTCCCTCGCGGTGGAGGCGCTGCCATGA
- a CDS encoding acyl-CoA dehydrogenase — protein sequence MLVTDEQQQIADAVRDFAQERLRPFAEQWDKEHRFPREAIDEMAALGLFGMLVPEQYGGSDTGYVAYAMALEEIAAGDGACSTIMSVHNSVGCVPILKFGTEQQKQQFLAPLASGSMIGAFALTEPQAGSDASSLKTRARLDGDHYVLNGSKQFITSGQNAGVVIVFAVTDPQAGKRGITAFIVPTDSPGYQVARVEDKLGQHASDTCQIVFDNVRVPVANRLGEEGQGYKIALANLEGGRIGIASQSVGMARAAFEVARDYAKERQSFGKPLIEHQAVAFRLADMATRIAVARQMVLHAAALRDAGRPALTEASMAKLFASEMAEKVCSDALQTLGGYGYLSDFPLERIYRDVRVCQIYEGTSDIQRMVIARNL from the coding sequence ATGCTGGTAACTGACGAGCAACAACAGATCGCCGACGCCGTGCGTGACTTTGCCCAGGAGCGCCTGCGCCCGTTCGCCGAGCAGTGGGACAAGGAACACCGGTTCCCGCGGGAAGCCATTGACGAGATGGCCGCCCTGGGCCTGTTTGGCATGCTGGTGCCGGAACAGTACGGTGGCAGCGACACGGGCTATGTGGCGTACGCCATGGCCCTGGAAGAAATTGCCGCAGGCGATGGTGCTTGTTCGACCATCATGAGCGTGCACAACTCGGTGGGTTGCGTGCCCATCCTGAAGTTTGGCACCGAGCAGCAGAAGCAGCAGTTTCTTGCCCCGCTGGCCAGCGGTTCGATGATCGGGGCCTTTGCCCTGACCGAGCCGCAGGCCGGCTCCGATGCCAGCAGCCTGAAGACCCGCGCGCGTCTGGATGGCGACCACTATGTGCTCAACGGCAGCAAGCAGTTCATCACCTCCGGGCAGAATGCCGGCGTGGTCATTGTCTTTGCCGTCACCGACCCGCAGGCCGGCAAGCGGGGCATCACGGCGTTCATCGTGCCGACCGACTCGCCGGGCTATCAGGTAGCCAGGGTCGAGGACAAACTCGGGCAGCATGCCTCGGACACCTGCCAGATCGTCTTCGACAATGTGCGGGTGCCTGTTGCCAATCGCCTGGGCGAAGAAGGGCAGGGTTACAAGATCGCCCTGGCCAACCTCGAAGGTGGCCGCATCGGTATTGCGTCGCAGTCGGTCGGTATGGCGCGTGCGGCCTTCGAGGTGGCCCGCGACTATGCCAAGGAGCGGCAGAGCTTTGGCAAGCCGTTGATCGAGCACCAGGCCGTTGCCTTCCGCCTGGCCGACATGGCCACGCGTATTGCCGTGGCCCGGCAGATGGTGTTGCACGCTGCTGCGCTGCGTGATGCCGGGCGGCCGGCCTTGACGGAGGCGTCGATGGCCAAGCTGTTCGCCTCGGAAATGGCCGAAAAGGTCTGTTCGGATGCCTTGCAGACCCTAGGCGGTTATGGCTATCTGAGTGACTTCCCGCTGGAGCGGATCTACCGCGACGTTCGGGTCTGCCAGATTTACGAAGGCACCAGCGACATTCAGCGCATGGTCATTGCGCGCAATCTTTGA
- a CDS encoding enoyl-CoA hydratase, producing MAFETILLDIHGKVGLITLNRPQALNALNAQIVGEINQALDQLERDPNIGCVVLTGSAKAFAAGADIKEMADLKYPQIYVDDLFSDADRIANRRKPIIAAVSGFALGGGCELAMMCDFILAADNARFGQPEINLGVLPGMGGTQRLTRAVGKAKAMELCLTGRLMGAEEAERAGLVARVVPQAELVEEALKVAATIASKSIPVSMMVKESVNRAFEVTLSEGVRFERRVFHAAFATEDQKEGMSAFIAKREAQFKDR from the coding sequence ATGGCATTCGAAACCATCCTGTTGGACATCCACGGCAAGGTCGGCCTGATCACCCTTAACCGGCCTCAGGCACTCAATGCGCTCAACGCGCAGATCGTCGGCGAGATCAACCAGGCCCTGGACCAGCTCGAACGCGACCCGAATATCGGCTGCGTGGTACTGACCGGCTCGGCCAAGGCCTTTGCCGCAGGTGCTGATATCAAGGAAATGGCCGATCTCAAGTACCCTCAAATCTACGTTGACGACCTGTTCAGTGACGCTGACCGGATTGCCAATCGACGCAAACCGATCATTGCTGCGGTGTCGGGTTTTGCCCTGGGTGGGGGGTGTGAGTTGGCGATGATGTGCGACTTCATTCTGGCGGCTGACAATGCCAGGTTTGGCCAGCCTGAGATCAACCTTGGGGTATTGCCGGGCATGGGTGGTACCCAGCGGCTGACCCGTGCCGTGGGCAAGGCCAAGGCGATGGAACTGTGCCTGACGGGCCGCTTGATGGGGGCCGAGGAGGCCGAGCGGGCTGGGCTGGTGGCGCGTGTGGTGCCGCAGGCTGAGCTGGTTGAAGAGGCGCTGAAGGTGGCAGCGACCATTGCCAGCAAGTCGATTCCGGTGAGCATGATGGTCAAGGAGAGTGTCAATCGGGCCTTTGAGGTTACCCTCAGCGAGGGGGTGCGCTTTGAGCGTCGGGTGTTCCATGCGGCCTTTGCTACTGAAGACCAGAAGGAAGGCATGAGCGCCTTTATCGCCAAGCGTGAGGCGCAGTTCAAGGATCGTTGA
- a CDS encoding monovalent cation/H+ antiporter subunit A: MSLIVLLLLPFVGSCLAAVLPHNARNAESILAGLVALVGTVQVALLYPQVAHGGVIREEFLWLPSLGLNLVLRMDGFAWLFSLLVLGIGTLVSLYARYYMSPQDPVPRFFAFFLAFMGAMLGLVISGNLIQLVFFWELTSVFSFLLIGYWHHRADARRGAYMALMVTGAGGLCLLVGALLLGHVVGSYDLDKVLAAGDLVRQHALYPVLLPLILVGALSKSAQFPFQFWLPHAMAAPTPVSAYLHSATMVKAGVFLLARLWPVLSGSEEWFWIVGGAGAITLLLGAFAAMFQNDLKGLLAYSTISHLGLITLLLGLNSPLAAVAAVFHILNHATFKASLFMAAGIIDHESGTRDIRRLSGLIRLVPYTATLAMVASASMAGVPLMNGFLSKEMFFAETVFISSTAWVEAALPVIATLAGTFSVAYALRFTVDVFFGPTAQDLPHTPHEPPRWMRAPVELLVLTCLVVGIFPAQSVGPLLAAAALPVVGGTLPEYSLAIWHGWNAPLIMSLVAMSGGIVLYLLLRKQLRMGRFPYPPLIERFNGKRLFEHGLVRLMLLARRTEGWLTTRRLQSQLFMLVLAAFLAGLTPMLYSGLTWGERPKIPGSGVFVALWLIAIACAIGAAYQAKYHRLAALIMVSVCGLMTCITFVWFSAPDLALTQLVVEVVTTVLILLGLRWLPRRIEGVSPLPGSLERARMRRLRDLLLAVLVGGGMAVLSYAMLTRPTPNVISSFYLSRALPQGGGTNVVNVMLVDFRGFDTLGEITVLVAVALTVFALLRRFRPPKESMQLPAQQRQLAPDVVTDLINPRHATDTALGFMMVPAVLVRLLLPIALLVSMYLFMRGHNQPGGGFVAGLVMSVAFILQYMVAGTQWVEAQMSLRPLRWMGTGLLCATLTGVGAMLLGYPFLTTHTAHLHVPVLGDVHVASALFFDIGVYTVVVGSTLLILTALAHQSVRAYRPGNPAKSSQAGAA; this comes from the coding sequence ATGTCCTTGATAGTGCTATTGCTTCTGCCGTTCGTGGGCAGTTGCCTGGCAGCCGTGCTGCCGCACAACGCACGAAACGCCGAGTCCATACTCGCCGGGCTTGTCGCCCTGGTCGGTACGGTCCAGGTAGCACTCCTGTACCCCCAAGTCGCCCACGGTGGCGTGATTCGCGAGGAATTCCTATGGCTGCCCAGCCTGGGGTTGAACCTCGTATTACGCATGGACGGCTTCGCCTGGCTGTTCTCGCTGCTGGTACTGGGCATCGGCACACTGGTGTCGCTGTATGCGCGCTACTACATGTCGCCCCAGGACCCGGTGCCGCGCTTCTTCGCCTTTTTCCTGGCGTTCATGGGCGCCATGCTGGGCCTGGTGATCTCTGGCAACCTGATCCAGCTGGTGTTCTTCTGGGAGCTGACCAGCGTGTTCTCCTTCCTGCTGATCGGTTACTGGCACCACCGCGCCGACGCCCGTCGCGGCGCTTACATGGCGCTGATGGTCACCGGTGCCGGTGGCCTGTGCCTGCTGGTCGGTGCCCTGCTGCTGGGCCACGTGGTCGGCAGCTACGACCTGGACAAGGTCCTGGCCGCTGGCGACCTTGTTCGCCAGCACGCGCTGTATCCGGTGCTGTTGCCCCTGATCCTGGTGGGCGCCCTGAGCAAGAGTGCGCAGTTTCCCTTCCAGTTCTGGCTGCCCCACGCGATGGCGGCGCCGACCCCGGTGTCCGCCTACCTGCACTCGGCAACCATGGTCAAGGCGGGGGTGTTCCTGCTGGCGCGGCTTTGGCCGGTGCTGTCTGGCAGTGAGGAGTGGTTCTGGATCGTCGGGGGCGCTGGCGCTATCACGCTGCTGCTCGGCGCTTTTGCCGCGATGTTCCAGAACGACCTCAAAGGCCTGCTGGCCTACTCCACCATCAGCCACCTGGGCCTGATCACCTTGCTGCTGGGCCTGAACAGCCCGCTGGCGGCTGTGGCCGCCGTGTTCCACATCCTCAACCATGCCACCTTCAAGGCCTCGCTGTTCATGGCCGCCGGCATCATCGACCACGAAAGCGGTACGCGCGATATCCGCCGGCTTAGCGGCCTGATCCGCCTGGTGCCCTACACCGCCACCCTGGCCATGGTGGCCAGTGCCTCGATGGCGGGCGTGCCATTGATGAACGGTTTCCTGTCCAAGGAGATGTTCTTCGCCGAAACAGTGTTCATCAGCTCTACGGCCTGGGTCGAAGCCGCCCTCCCGGTGATCGCCACGCTGGCCGGTACCTTCAGCGTGGCCTACGCCCTGCGCTTCACCGTCGATGTCTTCTTCGGGCCAACCGCCCAAGACCTGCCCCACACACCTCACGAACCACCCCGCTGGATGCGCGCACCGGTCGAACTGCTGGTGCTCACCTGCCTGGTGGTCGGCATCTTCCCCGCCCAGTCGGTCGGCCCGTTGCTGGCCGCTGCGGCCTTGCCGGTGGTAGGCGGTACGCTCCCGGAATACAGCCTGGCCATCTGGCACGGCTGGAACGCGCCGCTGATCATGAGCCTGGTGGCCATGAGCGGCGGGATCGTGCTGTACCTGCTGCTGCGCAAGCAACTGCGCATGGGCCGCTTCCCCTACCCGCCGCTGATCGAGCGGTTCAACGGCAAGCGCCTGTTCGAGCATGGCCTGGTTCGCCTGATGTTGCTGGCCCGGCGCACCGAAGGCTGGCTGACCACGCGCCGTCTGCAATCGCAACTGTTCATGCTGGTGCTGGCGGCCTTCCTGGCTGGCCTCACCCCCATGCTGTACAGCGGCCTGACCTGGGGAGAACGCCCGAAAATCCCAGGCTCCGGCGTGTTCGTCGCACTCTGGCTGATCGCGATCGCCTGCGCCATCGGCGCCGCCTACCAAGCCAAGTACCACCGCCTGGCTGCCTTGATCATGGTCAGCGTCTGCGGCCTGATGACCTGCATCACCTTCGTCTGGTTCTCGGCGCCCGACCTGGCGCTGACCCAACTGGTCGTGGAGGTGGTCACCACCGTGCTGATCCTCCTCGGCCTGCGCTGGCTGCCACGCCGTATCGAAGGTGTATCACCGCTGCCGGGTAGCCTGGAGCGCGCCCGCATGCGCCGCCTGCGCGACCTGTTGCTGGCAGTTCTGGTGGGCGGTGGCATGGCCGTGCTGTCCTACGCCATGCTCACCCGGCCGACCCCCAACGTCATTTCCTCGTTCTACCTGAGCCGCGCTCTGCCTCAGGGGGGGGGCACCAATGTGGTCAATGTGATGCTGGTCGACTTCCGTGGCTTCGACACCCTCGGTGAAATCACCGTGCTGGTCGCCGTGGCCCTGACCGTATTCGCCCTGCTGCGACGCTTCCGCCCGCCCAAGGAGAGCATGCAACTGCCCGCCCAGCAGCGCCAGCTGGCGCCCGACGTGGTCACTGACCTGATCAACCCGCGCCATGCCACAGACACTGCCCTGGGCTTCATGATGGTGCCCGCGGTGCTGGTGCGGCTGTTGCTGCCGATCGCCCTGCTGGTATCGATGTACCTGTTCATGCGCGGCCACAACCAGCCTGGCGGCGGCTTTGTCGCCGGCCTGGTGATGTCGGTGGCGTTCATCCTGCAGTACATGGTGGCCGGCACCCAATGGGTCGAAGCACAAATGAGCCTGCGGCCGCTGCGCTGGATGGGCACCGGCCTGCTGTGCGCGACCCTGACCGGGGTAGGCGCCATGCTGCTGGGTTACCCCTTCCTGACCACGCACACAGCGCACCTGCACGTGCCCGTGCTTGGGGATGTGCACGTGGCCAGCGCGCTGTTCTTCGATATCGGCGTGTACACCGTGGTGGTCGGTTCGACCCTGCTGATCCTCACCGCCCTGGCGCACCAGTCGGTGCGCGCCTACCGCCCGGGCAACCCGGCGAAATCCAGCCAAGCAGGAGCCGCCTGA
- a CDS encoding Na+/H+ antiporter subunit C, protein MEEVIAVAIGVLAASGVWLILRPRTYQVIMGLCLLSYGVNLFIFSMGSLFIGKEPIIKDGVTQDLLHYTDPLPQALVLTAIVISFAMTALFLVVLLASRGLTGTDHVDGRERDE, encoded by the coding sequence ATGGAAGAAGTCATTGCAGTCGCCATCGGTGTACTGGCCGCCTCCGGGGTCTGGTTGATCCTGCGCCCACGGACCTACCAGGTGATCATGGGCCTGTGCCTGCTGTCCTATGGGGTCAACCTGTTCATCTTCAGCATGGGCAGCCTGTTCATCGGCAAGGAGCCCATCATCAAGGACGGCGTGACCCAGGACCTGCTGCACTACACCGACCCGCTGCCCCAGGCCCTGGTACTGACCGCCATCGTCATCAGTTTCGCCATGACCGCACTGTTCCTGGTGGTGCTGCTGGCCTCACGGGGGCTGACCGGTACCGACCACGTGGATGGCCGGGAGCGTGACGAATGA
- a CDS encoding Na+/H+ antiporter subunit E, protein MNRLFPAPLLSVSLFGLWLLLNLSVSPGNLLLGAILGIFAPLLMAPLRPQHAHVRRPWVVAKLIARVGLDVIVSNLLVARGVLRAGKQPPRSAFVHIPLTLRDAHGLAALSMITTVVPGTVWSELALDRSVLLLHVFDLEDEAAFIEHFKDTYERPLMEIFQ, encoded by the coding sequence ATGAACCGTCTGTTTCCCGCCCCACTGCTGTCGGTCTCGCTGTTCGGCCTGTGGTTGCTGTTGAACCTCTCGGTCAGCCCCGGCAACCTGCTGCTCGGTGCCATCCTCGGCATCTTTGCGCCACTGCTGATGGCACCGCTGCGCCCCCAGCACGCCCATGTGCGGCGCCCCTGGGTGGTTGCCAAGCTCATTGCCCGGGTAGGTCTCGATGTGATCGTGTCCAACCTGCTGGTAGCCCGTGGCGTTCTGCGTGCCGGCAAGCAGCCGCCGCGCTCGGCGTTCGTGCACATTCCGCTGACGCTGCGCGATGCCCATGGTTTGGCCGCGCTGTCGATGATCACTACCGTTGTACCGGGTACGGTCTGGTCGGAACTGGCCCTGGACCGCAGCGTGCTGCTGCTGCATGTGTTCGACCTCGAGGATGAAGCCGCCTTCATCGAGCACTTCAAGGACACCTATGAACGCCCGCTGATGGAGATTTTCCAATGA
- a CDS encoding K+/H+ antiporter subunit F, translating to MTGLLANAVLASLFIFALAMALALIRLFRGPSAQDRVLALDYLYILAMLTMLVLGIRYASDTYFEGALLIALFGFVGSFALAKFLLRGEVIE from the coding sequence ATGACAGGCCTGCTCGCCAACGCTGTACTCGCCAGCCTGTTCATCTTCGCCCTGGCAATGGCCCTGGCGCTGATCCGGCTGTTCCGCGGCCCATCCGCCCAGGACCGGGTCCTGGCGCTGGACTACCTGTACATCCTGGCCATGCTGACGATGCTGGTGCTGGGGATTCGCTATGCCAGCGACACATACTTCGAAGGTGCGCTGCTGATTGCGTTGTTCGGCTTTGTCGGCTCGTTCGCCTTGGCCAAGTTCCTGCTACGTGGTGAGGTGATCGAATGA
- a CDS encoding acetyl-CoA C-acyltransferase, producing the protein MTLANDPIVIVSAVRTPMGGLQGDLKSLTAPQLGAAAIRAAVERAGIEANSVEQVLFGCVLPAGLGQAPARQAALGAGLDKHTTCTTLNKMCGSGMQAAIMAHDLLLAGSADVVVAGGMESMTNAPYLLDKARGGYRMGHGKIIDHMFMDGLEDAYDKGRLMGTFAEDCAQAGAFSREAQDAFAISSLTRAQDAIKQGRFSAEIVPVEVTEGKEKRVIKDDEQPPKARLDKIPQLKPAFREGGTVTAANASSISDGAAALVLMRRSEAEKRGLKPLAVIHGHAAFADAPALFPTAPIGAIDKLMKRTGWNLAEVDLFEINEAFAVVTLAAMKHLDLPHDKVNIHGGACALGHPIGASGARILVTLLSALRQNNLRRGVAAICIGGGEATAMAVECLY; encoded by the coding sequence ATGACCCTCGCCAACGACCCGATTGTCATCGTCAGCGCCGTGCGCACGCCCATGGGCGGCCTGCAGGGCGACCTCAAGAGCCTCACCGCGCCGCAGCTGGGTGCCGCGGCAATCCGCGCCGCCGTCGAGCGCGCTGGCATCGAAGCTAACAGCGTCGAACAGGTACTGTTCGGTTGCGTGCTGCCGGCAGGCCTGGGCCAGGCCCCTGCGCGCCAGGCAGCGCTGGGCGCAGGCCTGGACAAACACACCACCTGCACCACCTTGAACAAGATGTGTGGCTCGGGCATGCAGGCCGCAATCATGGCCCATGACCTGCTGCTGGCCGGCAGCGCCGACGTGGTGGTGGCGGGTGGCATGGAGAGCATGACCAACGCGCCCTACCTGCTGGACAAGGCCCGCGGCGGCTACCGCATGGGGCACGGCAAGATCATTGACCACATGTTCATGGACGGCCTTGAGGACGCTTACGACAAGGGCCGCCTGATGGGCACCTTTGCCGAGGATTGTGCGCAGGCTGGCGCCTTTAGCCGCGAAGCCCAGGATGCCTTTGCCATCAGCTCGCTGACGCGTGCTCAGGACGCTATCAAGCAGGGCCGCTTCAGTGCCGAGATCGTTCCGGTAGAGGTCACTGAAGGCAAGGAAAAACGCGTTATCAAGGATGATGAACAACCGCCCAAGGCGCGCCTGGACAAGATCCCGCAGCTTAAACCGGCCTTCCGTGAAGGCGGTACGGTGACGGCCGCCAACGCTAGCTCTATTTCCGACGGCGCTGCTGCGCTGGTGCTGATGCGCCGCAGCGAAGCCGAAAAGCGCGGCTTGAAACCTTTGGCCGTGATCCATGGGCACGCCGCCTTCGCCGATGCGCCCGCGCTGTTCCCCACGGCGCCAATCGGGGCCATCGACAAACTGATGAAACGTACCGGCTGGAACCTGGCCGAGGTGGACTTGTTCGAGATCAACGAAGCGTTTGCCGTGGTGACCCTGGCAGCCATGAAGCACCTCGACCTGCCACACGACAAGGTCAATATCCATGGCGGTGCCTGTGCCTTGGGCCACCCGATCGGCGCCTCGGGCGCACGCATTTTGGTGACTTTGCTGTCGGCCCTGCGCCAGAACAACCTGCGCCGCGGCGTGGCGGCCATCTGCATTGGCGGTGGCGAGGCTACGGCCATGGCCGTCGAATGCCTGTACTGA
- a CDS encoding TraR/DksA family transcriptional regulator, protein MTKEQLLAMSADDYMNADQLAFFSGLLQSMKVETHERIELSRATIEGLDTPSDPADVASVEEERSWLVNAIDRDQRLLPQLEMALDRITDESFGWCDDSGEPIGLKRLLISPTTKYCIEAQERHEQLDRHQRQI, encoded by the coding sequence ATGACCAAGGAACAGTTGCTGGCCATGTCGGCCGATGACTACATGAACGCTGATCAGCTCGCCTTCTTCTCCGGCCTGCTGCAGTCGATGAAAGTCGAAACCCATGAGCGCATCGAGTTGAGCCGTGCCACCATCGAGGGCCTGGACACTCCGTCGGACCCTGCTGACGTGGCTTCGGTAGAAGAAGAGCGTAGCTGGTTGGTCAATGCCATCGACCGCGATCAGCGTTTGCTGCCACAGCTGGAAATGGCGCTGGACCGTATCACCGACGAAAGCTTCGGCTGGTGCGATGACAGTGGTGAGCCGATTGGCCTGAAGCGTTTGCTGATCAGCCCGACCACCAAGTACTGCATCGAAGCCCAGGAGCGCCACGAGCAGCTCGACCGCCACCAGCGGCAGATCTGA
- a CDS encoding Na+/H+ antiporter subunit G, with the protein MTETLELPFWLELVTAALLLIGSLFALIGAVGLLRLKDYFQRMHPPALASTIGAWCVALASIIYFSWLKDAPILHAWLIPILLSITVPVTTLLLARAALFRKRMSKEAVPDEVSSGGDRGH; encoded by the coding sequence ATGACCGAAACGCTAGAACTGCCCTTCTGGCTGGAGCTGGTCACCGCCGCGCTGCTGCTGATCGGCAGCCTGTTCGCCTTGATAGGTGCCGTGGGCCTGCTGCGCCTGAAAGACTACTTCCAGCGCATGCACCCACCCGCGCTGGCTTCGACCATTGGCGCATGGTGTGTTGCCCTGGCCTCGATCATTTACTTTTCGTGGCTCAAGGACGCCCCCATCCTGCACGCCTGGCTGATCCCGATTCTGCTGTCGATCACGGTACCGGTCACCACGCTGTTGCTGGCCAGGGCTGCGCTGTTTCGCAAGCGGATGTCAAAAGAGGCGGTTCCCGACGAAGTCAGCAGCGGCGGAGATCGCGGCCACTGA
- a CDS encoding SDR family NAD(P)-dependent oxidoreductase, with protein sequence MQIANKHFIVSGAASGLGAATAQMLIEAGAKVMLVDLNAQAVEAKARELGENARFAVADISDEQAAKAAVDAAVSAFGSLHGLVNCAGIVGAEKVLGKQGPHGLASFAKVINVNLIGSFNLLRLTAAAMAEGPADEGGERGVIINTASIAAYDGQIGQAAYAASKGAIASLTLPTARELARFGIRVMTIAPGIFETPMMAGMTQEVRDSLAAGVPFPPRLGRPQEYAALARHIIENSMLNGEVIRLDGALRMAAK encoded by the coding sequence ATGCAAATAGCCAACAAACACTTTATCGTCAGTGGCGCCGCATCCGGGCTGGGTGCCGCCACCGCACAGATGCTGATCGAGGCCGGTGCCAAGGTCATGCTGGTCGACCTCAATGCCCAGGCGGTCGAAGCCAAGGCGCGTGAACTGGGCGAAAACGCCCGCTTCGCGGTCGCCGACATCAGCGACGAGCAGGCCGCCAAGGCTGCGGTCGACGCCGCCGTCAGCGCTTTTGGCAGCCTGCATGGCTTGGTCAACTGCGCCGGTATCGTCGGCGCCGAGAAAGTCCTGGGCAAGCAAGGCCCGCATGGCCTGGCCAGTTTCGCCAAAGTCATCAACGTCAACCTGATCGGCAGCTTCAACCTGCTGCGCCTGACAGCGGCGGCGATGGCCGAGGGGCCGGCGGACGAGGGCGGTGAGCGGGGGGTAATCATCAATACCGCGTCCATTGCCGCCTATGACGGGCAGATCGGCCAGGCCGCCTACGCGGCGTCCAAGGGCGCCATTGCCAGCCTCACGCTGCCAACCGCCCGTGAGCTGGCGCGTTTCGGCATCCGCGTGATGACCATCGCCCCGGGTATTTTCGAAACCCCGATGATGGCCGGCATGACTCAGGAAGTGCGTGACTCGCTGGCCGCCGGGGTGCCATTCCCGCCGCGCCTGGGCCGCCCTCAGGAATACGCCGCACTGGCCCGCCACATCATCGAGAACAGCATGCTCAACGGCGAGGTGATCCGCCTCGACGGCGCGCTGCGCATGGCTGCCAAGTAA